CAATTGGCGGAGGCAATCTTGCTTTTCCGGGAACCGGAACCCTTGCAATTGAACCGGCGTGACCGAGAACGAATCGGGAGAGCAGATCTCGAGCCTCGCGCGGAACTTCTCCACCACGCTAGTGTTCGATCCTGGTTCTCGCGAAACGGCGCCGTTTCCGCCGTCGAGCTTCCGGCACTTGGATAACCGGAAGTCATGTCGTCTCTGTGGGTTTTCTGAAGAAGAATCATCAAACGAGGGGTTTCGTTTCTCCCCGAGCGTGAATCGATCTTCTTCGCCCATTGGATTAGGTTGTGGGAAGTGGAGAGAAGAGAAGGAGAAGGAGGACGTTTGAATTTTGAAACGTAAGAGCGAGAGAGCCTGAACAGTGGAAGAGCGCGTCGAAGAAGAGAGTCACACACGTGCCAACTAATATAAGAAAAATTAATTCCGGTTCACGAATATAAGTTCTGGTACGACATAAAACCAATCAAACCGGAATCCCAATTTCAACAGAGGCTAATTTCAAGAACGTTTTAATAAGGGATTGGATTTTGAGTTGAACCCCAAATATTTAGTTTTCAGTTCACGTTTGATTATCAATTTGGTTCAGTTTGATGAATTTAAGAAAAATTTGGTTATCAATTCGGTTCATCACTCATTAGCTCGGTTTTATTTTTATTTTTATTTTTCTAAATGTAATCAAACCACTAAATTTTTAACCAAAATTTTGAAATTAACCAAAAAAATTGAATTTTTTTTAATCAAAATTAAATCAAAGGCGACAAGGTCGAATAACTTTGGCAGAAAATTTGTTAATCAAACTGATTTTTTTTTTGTTCATGTCGATTAAAATAAAATGAAAAAGTCATGTTATCATTACAAAAAAAAAATATTCTACAATTATGCATATTCAACAAGAATAAAATTAATGGGTTTTGAATTCGATTGACTTGCAATAATACAATATTTCTTTTAAAAAACTAGAACTAGAAATCAACTTAAATTTTTTTCATTTTGAACTAAAAACAACCCCTTGAATTTTCATTTTATGTTAATTAAACTAACTAAAAATTGACATGAACTAACAGTTAATTGTACTGAATTTGCATGCTTCTGTGGTTCAATAGGCAAAACATCAAACTTCTTTCTTTTTTTTTTATCAAAAAACTTCAAACTTCTAAACTCATAACAAACAAGATGAAAAATAGTTTATTGATCTCAATGAAAAGTTGATGATATCAACAACTTTTAAACAAAATCCACAAGCGATATCTCTTTTTTACTAAATCTTTGGATTTTAAGTAGGCAATGACTAGACTTCAACTACTTGTGAAAATGTGGATTTACTCGGAATATAAGTTATTTTAGCGTTAGCTTGGATAAATATTATAATTTTAAATTTTAAATTTCTAATCTTCAATGTTCAATCCATATACAGCATAAGCTTCTTGATTATCTTGTTAGTCGCATCATGACCAACCAGCAAACTTTGGATCAGCAGAATAGCTTATTATGTTGTTGTTGTAACATATATTTTAGCTTAGTGCATTACTGCTTCAAACAATGAAAATAAATTATAACTAAACTATACAATTCTAACCAAGGTTCAAGGTTACGAAATGAAATTATCAAATATGAAACCAAAACAGTCAAAATTAGTTGAAAAGTTCCAAAACTTTACGGAACTAAACCAAAATTGAAATTTTTGATTGCTTTAGGTAAAATTTAATTAATGAACCAAAAGAATGCCGAACATAACCATAATTTTGTCTGGTTCAGTTCAACACCATTTTGTAATTACCAAACTAACTAAAACTGGATAAGCCAAACCAAACTAACGGTTAGAAGTGAACCTGCACACCATAGCGGTTATTGTTCAATAGACAAATCTTCAAACCTCTAAACTCAGCACCAAAGAAGAAACCAGATACTTGAAATAGATGATTGATTTCATAGAAAATGTTATATTACAAGATTCAAGAACTGTATAGCAAAATTCACAAAATTTATCTCTTTCTCTTAGTAAATTTTGGATATCAAGCAAGCACTAGCCTTCAACAACTTGTGAAGATGTGGACTTGTTCTGAATCTTCTTCTTAAGCAGAGATGTTTTATCATTATCTTGAAGAGAGATTAGAGTTTCAAAAGCACCAACCAATGCTTTAACCCTACTCTTCCTCTCTTCTACAAGCTTATTCACAGTCTCTTCAATCACATTATTGAATAGTGTCCCCATTTTCTTCTTCTCTTCCACTTTTCTATGCCTCAAAACAACCTTCTCTTGCTTACCTTCATCGCTGTTATTATAGCTCATCTTCTTATCACCTTCTCCTCTATCTTTCAGGTTCTTCTTATTCTTGTTCACATCGCTTATAAGTTTTGGTTCTTGAACAACTCTCTTCTTGAACTTGATCGATGTCAGAGTGGGATCTTCTGTTTTCGGTTCAAAAACTCTTCTTTTCTTGAAACTCACCGGTCTTGTTGGAAGACCAGGAGGAGGAATAGCCTTAGGCTTTAAACCAATCCTCTTCTTGATTTCGGTTTTGGCATTAGCTACAAGAGTTGGAGAACCACTCTCTTTCTTCTCAGACAAACTAGTCTTAGACCTTGAAGTGATCTGTCTTATTGGTGGCCTAGGGTCTGATCTTTTAAGAGTCTCACTCTTAACACTTCCAACGCTCTTCTTCTTTTTCTTCTCCTCTATACTGGATGCAACAGCATACCAAGTCTTCTCCAATACATCATCACATCTAACCAGTTCATCAATCTCCGTCTTCTCTTTTCTCTTCACATTCTTCAGAAGATCCTCTTTAGAACTCTTTTTCTCCATGATCCTTGAAACCTTCTTCTCCAATACATCATCAATCTTCGTCTTCTTCTCTTTGTCCTTTATATTTTTCAGTACATCCTCTTTAGAACTCTTGCTCACCTTCTTGACCATTCTTACACCAGAAGCTGAGTCACTCGGAGTAGTAGTAGTACTCTTTGTTTCACTTAGTTTAGCACGTAAACCATCACAAGATTTAACAACCTCACTAACAACAGCAGCAGGATCTTTCTTTGCAACATGCAACGACTTGTCGGGTTTAGAGACACTTACCAACGACTTCCTCATCACCACACTCAAAGT
The DNA window shown above is from Brassica oleracea var. oleracea cultivar TO1000 chromosome C3, BOL, whole genome shotgun sequence and carries:
- the LOC106333227 gene encoding biorientation of chromosomes in cell division protein 1-like 1 codes for the protein MAEENISQVKEMIPDENCCFVLPPPPAAVSNGNVNMRWYSTGVLDKRVPPGGKAQGQTRYRGNQTSSSHDLCKHGKRREDELVIKPCKLVKNKKVEGGGGLVNGETLSVVMRKSLVSVSKPDKSLHVAKKDPAAVVSEVVKSCDGLRAKLSETKSTTTTPSDSASGVRMVKKVSKSSKEDVLKNIKDKEKKTKIDDVLEKKVSRIMEKKSSKEDLLKNVKRKEKTEIDELVRCDDVLEKTWYAVASSIEEKKKKKSVGSVKSETLKRSDPRPPIRQITSRSKTSLSEKKESGSPTLVANAKTEIKKRIGLKPKAIPPPGLPTRPVSFKKRRVFEPKTEDPTLTSIKFKKRVVQEPKLISDVNKNKKNLKDRGEGDKKMSYNNSDEGKQEKVVLRHRKVEEKKKMGTLFNNVIEETVNKLVEERKSRVKALVGAFETLISLQDNDKTSLLKKKIQNKSTSSQVVEG